A portion of the Anoxybacillus gonensis genome contains these proteins:
- a CDS encoding YppF family protein produces MTIIELKNKFIATKQYEPIDANELLDFARQLYLRNELPLGVYRHLVRDLEALGAYKPDDERVEQYSGSAE; encoded by the coding sequence ATGACAATTATTGAATTAAAAAACAAATTTATCGCGACAAAACAGTATGAGCCGATCGATGCAAACGAGCTGCTTGACTTTGCGCGTCAACTTTATTTGCGCAATGAATTGCCGCTTGGCGTATACCGCCATCTTGTGCGCGATTTAGAAGCGCTTGGAGCGTATAAGCCTGATGACGAACGAGTAGAACAATATTCAGGAAGCGCTGAATGA
- a CDS encoding GGDEF domain-containing protein, translating to MFKQFIANSGILIAGFYLISKFFPSTIHQQSPFHMRLLAGAFCGLLSIVLMFFSIPLGHGIIADLRHVPLVVVSYYGGMPSALAAGMIMGTGRFLFGNTFASIVSFFISLAIAIGCGWISQRMKRHIAITTFWMNVYSMCFISLALFINMPDEHIYTQTLVVFWPISIVATYVAANICKDIRQSKDMLQHYKQWATTDFLTGLYNVRQFHTLFGQHLEQAKEKNSCLSLILFDIDRFKLINDTYGHDGGDVILRDLGELVRSLVSKDGMAFRNGGEEFSILLSSCEHEAVTFAEHIRTTIERHPFFVQQQTVHITISIGISVFPTLATNESELFKQADIALYEAKQQGRNRTIVYKKEYLHET from the coding sequence ATGTTTAAGCAATTTATTGCCAATAGCGGCATACTTATTGCCGGATTTTATTTGATTAGCAAGTTTTTCCCTTCTACCATTCATCAACAATCCCCTTTTCATATGCGTTTACTTGCTGGGGCTTTTTGCGGTTTATTAAGCATCGTGCTTATGTTTTTTTCCATTCCGCTTGGACATGGAATCATCGCAGATTTGCGCCACGTGCCACTCGTTGTCGTAAGCTACTACGGCGGGATGCCGAGCGCACTGGCGGCAGGCATGATCATGGGAACAGGGCGTTTTTTGTTCGGCAATACGTTTGCATCGATCGTTTCTTTTTTTATTTCTCTTGCGATTGCGATCGGTTGCGGATGGATCAGTCAACGAATGAAACGACATATAGCGATTACAACGTTTTGGATGAACGTCTACAGCATGTGCTTCATTTCGCTTGCTTTGTTTATTAACATGCCAGATGAACACATCTATACGCAAACACTCGTTGTTTTTTGGCCTATTTCGATTGTCGCTACATATGTAGCTGCGAATATTTGTAAAGATATTCGGCAATCAAAAGACATGTTGCAACATTATAAACAATGGGCAACGACTGATTTTTTGACCGGGCTTTATAATGTTCGTCAGTTTCATACGTTATTTGGGCAACATCTCGAGCAAGCGAAAGAGAAAAACAGCTGCTTATCTCTTATTTTATTTGATATTGATCGCTTTAAATTGATTAACGACACATATGGGCATGATGGCGGGGATGTCATTTTACGTGATCTTGGAGAACTGGTCCGCTCGCTCGTTTCGAAAGACGGGATGGCTTTTCGCAATGGCGGGGAAGAATTTTCAATATTACTTTCAAGCTGTGAACATGAAGCGGTGACATTTGCCGAACATATTCGAACAACGATTGAACGTCATCCGTTTTTCGTACAACAACAAACGGTGCATATTACGATTTCCATCGGCATTTCTGTTTTTCCAACGCTTGCAACAAATGAATCAGAGCTATTTAAGCAAGCGGACATCGCTTTGTATGAAGCGAAGCAACAAGGACGAAATCGCACCATTGTATATAAAAAGGAATACTTGCATGAAACGTGA
- a CDS encoding YppG family protein gives MYQPWSTMQMPHMVPVHYHPYYSQPTSFPIPPVVPPMSPFATPPASPFVPPMSPFAPAKPPSLLEQFKTKEGTYDITKMMNTMGQAVQVMNQMSGLVKGLTQTFKM, from the coding sequence ATGTACCAGCCATGGTCTACGATGCAAATGCCGCATATGGTACCTGTTCATTATCATCCATATTATTCCCAACCGACTTCGTTTCCTATTCCACCAGTCGTTCCGCCCATGTCTCCATTTGCTACACCGCCTGCCTCTCCGTTCGTTCCACCCATGTCTCCATTCGCTCCTGCAAAGCCGCCAAGCTTGCTTGAGCAGTTTAAAACGAAAGAAGGAACGTACGATATTACAAAAATGATGAATACGATGGGGCAGGCGGTGCAAGTCATGAACCAAATGAGCGGGCTCGTAAAAGGATTAACGCAAACGTTTAAAATGTAA
- a CDS encoding Hsp20/alpha crystallin family protein yields MDPFRSLDVMRRDVERMFSNFPSFLSHMDDMFRMPRVDVHENDKEMIVTCDIPGLERKEDVDIHIDDQTLSISGQVRRQHDVKDEHMHRQERFYGRFYRTIPLPSHAAHENVQASYKNGVLEIRIPKAQSNGKKRIDVQFH; encoded by the coding sequence ATGGATCCATTTCGTTCGTTAGATGTGATGCGCCGAGATGTAGAACGTATGTTTTCGAACTTCCCTTCCTTTTTATCGCATATGGATGATATGTTTCGTATGCCGCGCGTCGATGTGCATGAAAACGACAAAGAAATGATTGTCACGTGCGATATTCCGGGACTAGAACGAAAAGAAGATGTTGACATTCATATTGACGATCAAACATTATCAATTAGCGGTCAAGTGCGGCGACAACATGATGTAAAAGATGAACATATGCATCGACAAGAGCGGTTTTACGGGCGATTTTATCGCACGATTCCACTTCCGTCCCATGCTGCACATGAAAACGTACAAGCATCATATAAAAATGGTGTACTTGAAATTCGCATTCCGAAAGCGCAATCAAATGGGAAAAAACGAATTGACGTACAATTTCATTAA
- a CDS encoding glycerate kinase has product MRVVIAPDSFKGSLSAKNVCSIIKEAFQHEYPEATVIAVPMADGGEGTMEAIVSAMNGSVRYVTVRGPLFETRQAAYGVVGDTVIIEVAQVIGLPLVPNEKRHPLYTTTYGVGEIITAALHAGYRRFVIGLGGSSTNDGGFGMLCALGAAFTNEKGESLPPMPSSLPHIAHVHMASLDRRIYESEFLIACDVDNPLYGERGASYVFGPQKGADRETVRTLDKWLYTYAEKIEQQIGRSYALERGAGAAGGLGFAFLLLGGTLISGAKLVGETVQLPQKVKHAHIVITGEGQSDEQTVYGKVPFYVGQLAKQYDVPAFLLSGSLGDGFEKLYEYFVTCDAIATKPMTVEQSMQSAATLLYTKARNLARTLKRFS; this is encoded by the coding sequence ATGCGTGTCGTCATTGCGCCAGATTCATTTAAAGGAAGCTTATCAGCAAAAAACGTATGTTCCATTATAAAAGAAGCATTTCAACATGAATATCCAGAAGCGACTGTCATTGCAGTTCCGATGGCAGACGGAGGAGAAGGAACAATGGAAGCGATCGTTTCAGCAATGAACGGTTCCGTTCGCTATGTAACGGTTCGCGGTCCGCTGTTTGAAACGCGGCAAGCCGCATACGGTGTCGTTGGGGATACGGTCATTATTGAAGTCGCGCAAGTGATCGGCTTACCACTCGTTCCGAATGAAAAGCGTCATCCGCTTTATACGACAACATATGGTGTAGGTGAAATCATTACCGCAGCGCTTCATGCGGGGTATCGCCGGTTTGTGATCGGGCTTGGCGGGAGTAGCACAAACGATGGTGGTTTCGGAATGTTATGTGCGCTTGGAGCGGCGTTTACAAATGAAAAAGGGGAGTCATTGCCGCCCATGCCTTCTTCTTTGCCACATATTGCCCATGTCCATATGGCATCGCTTGATCGACGGATATATGAAAGCGAATTTCTTATCGCTTGCGATGTCGATAATCCACTTTATGGCGAGCGAGGAGCATCGTACGTATTCGGACCACAAAAAGGGGCAGATCGTGAAACGGTTCGCACATTAGATAAATGGCTATATACGTATGCGGAAAAAATCGAGCAGCAAATCGGGCGCTCATACGCTCTTGAACGCGGAGCAGGAGCGGCAGGCGGTTTAGGATTTGCCTTTTTATTGCTCGGTGGAACGTTGATTTCTGGAGCAAAACTTGTCGGTGAAACAGTGCAATTGCCACAAAAAGTGAAGCATGCCCACATCGTCATTACTGGCGAAGGACAAAGCGACGAACAAACGGTATATGGAAAAGTGCCGTTTTATGTTGGTCAATTAGCCAAACAATATGATGTTCCTGCTTTTTTATTGTCCGGTAGCCTCGGTGACGGATTTGAAAAACTATATGAATATTTCGTTACTTGTGATGCCATTGCGACAAAACCGATGACGGTAGAACAAAGTATGCAATCAGCGGCTACACTTTTATATACAAAAGCACGCAATCTTGCACGAACGCTCAAGCGGTTTTCGTAG
- a CDS encoding Hsp20 family protein, whose amino-acid sequence MKKDLSHMLDSFFDDRSLKKLLYTLDEYVHRTFSPIYIPIDVRETKEQYIIIAHLPNVKRENVHLQFIDDTRLLLSVVYDEQTETIDDEKKMIHRQRTYERATKSIFLPYPVRESDIQASFQDGKLIIRLPQKKTFIPIE is encoded by the coding sequence ATGAAAAAAGATTTATCTCATATGCTCGATTCGTTTTTTGATGATCGTTCATTAAAAAAATTATTGTATACGCTTGATGAATATGTTCATCGCACGTTTTCGCCGATCTATATCCCAATCGATGTACGAGAAACAAAAGAACAATATATCATCATCGCCCATCTTCCAAATGTGAAGCGTGAGAACGTTCATTTACAGTTTATAGACGACACACGTCTATTGTTGTCGGTCGTTTACGATGAACAAACGGAAACGATTGATGATGAAAAGAAAATGATTCATCGTCAGCGAACGTATGAACGCGCGACAAAATCTATTTTTCTCCCTTATCCTGTTCGTGAATCAGACATTCAAGCGTCATTTCAAGACGGCAAACTTATTATTCGCCTCCCACAAAAGAAAACATTTATTCCAATTGAATAA
- the recU gene encoding Holliday junction resolvase RecU: protein MFKYPNGRAYEKKENERTWHTRASDTYGNRGMTLEADLNETNAYYLAQGIAVIHKKPTPVQIVRVDYPKRSAAVIKEAYFKQPSTTDYNGVYRGKYIDFEAKETRNRTSFPLQNFHEHQIEHMKQVLAHGAICFVILRFTTLDETYLFDAHHLLEYWERKQQGGRKSITKAEVERHGHLIPLGYHPRIDYIQIVDKLYF from the coding sequence ATGTTTAAATATCCGAATGGGCGAGCATATGAAAAAAAAGAAAATGAACGCACATGGCATACTCGTGCTTCTGATACGTATGGAAATCGCGGAATGACGCTAGAGGCGGATTTAAACGAAACAAACGCCTATTATTTAGCTCAAGGCATTGCCGTCATTCATAAAAAACCGACGCCGGTGCAAATCGTCCGAGTCGATTATCCAAAACGAAGCGCGGCCGTCATTAAAGAAGCGTATTTTAAACAACCGTCAACGACGGACTATAACGGCGTATACCGTGGGAAATATATTGACTTTGAAGCAAAAGAAACGAGAAATCGTACGTCGTTCCCGCTTCAAAATTTTCATGAACATCAAATTGAACATATGAAACAAGTACTAGCCCACGGAGCGATTTGCTTCGTGATTTTGCGTTTTACAACACTCGATGAAACGTATTTATTCGATGCACATCACCTCCTTGAATATTGGGAGCGAAAACAACAAGGTGGACGCAAATCAATCACAAAGGCGGAAGTAGAACGGCATGGCCATCTCATTCCGCTTGGCTATCATCCACGAATCGATTATATTCAAATTGTGGACAAACTATATTTTTAG
- a CDS encoding glycerol-3-phosphate dehydrogenase/oxidase — MMFSAKQRMEIIEEMSKTTYDVLVIGGGITGCGIALDATTRGMKTALIEMQDFAAGTSSRSTKLVHGGLRYLKQFEVKMVAEVGKERAIVYENGPHVTTPEWMLLPIHRGGTFGKWSTSIGLWVYDHLARVKKEERRTMLSPYETLQKEPLIKQDGLLGGGYYVEYRTDDARLTIEVIKKAVECGAHAVNYVKAESFLYDENGRINGVTCCEQTTGKTFTIYAKKIVNAAGPWVDILREKDGSHVGKELRLTKGVHIVVDQAHFPLKQAVYFDTPDGRMVFAIPREGKTYVGTTDTFYDGDRVHPKMTSDDRDYLLRAIRYMFPTVHLTEQHIESSWAGLRPLIYEEGKDPSEISRKDEVWQSPSGLITIAGGKLTGYRKMAETVVDLIAKQLGGTYPPCQTKHLPISGGDVGGASRWHTFMCEKIAEGMACGLTEQQAKRLVQRYGTNVDRLFAFASTYNREEIALPIDWYVMCIYALECEMTVTPLDFFIRRTGALFFDIQAVRQLKEAVVTLMQSYFHWTEEERNKYEQQVNVALHDAVIPSNEAQR, encoded by the coding sequence ATGATGTTTTCAGCGAAACAACGAATGGAAATAATCGAGGAAATGAGTAAAACGACGTATGATGTGCTTGTGATTGGCGGAGGTATTACCGGTTGTGGCATCGCGCTCGACGCAACGACGCGCGGAATGAAAACAGCGCTCATTGAGATGCAAGATTTTGCGGCTGGCACGTCAAGTCGTTCGACGAAACTCGTTCATGGGGGATTACGTTATTTAAAACAGTTCGAAGTAAAAATGGTCGCAGAAGTAGGAAAAGAGCGGGCCATTGTATATGAAAACGGTCCGCATGTTACGACACCAGAATGGATGTTATTGCCGATTCATCGCGGTGGCACGTTCGGGAAATGGAGTACGTCTATCGGATTATGGGTGTATGATCATTTAGCGCGCGTCAAAAAAGAGGAACGGCGAACGATGTTATCACCATATGAAACGTTGCAAAAAGAGCCGTTAATTAAACAAGACGGATTGCTTGGCGGCGGTTATTACGTTGAATATCGAACAGATGATGCACGATTGACGATTGAAGTAATAAAAAAAGCGGTGGAATGCGGAGCTCACGCAGTCAATTATGTAAAAGCAGAATCGTTTTTGTACGATGAAAATGGGCGAATCAATGGAGTGACATGTTGCGAGCAAACGACAGGGAAAACGTTTACGATATATGCGAAAAAAATTGTCAATGCGGCAGGGCCATGGGTCGATATATTACGTGAAAAAGATGGCTCACACGTCGGAAAAGAATTGCGCTTAACAAAAGGGGTGCACATTGTCGTTGATCAAGCACATTTCCCGCTTAAGCAAGCGGTATATTTTGATACGCCTGACGGTCGCATGGTATTTGCGATCCCGCGCGAAGGGAAGACGTACGTCGGCACGACAGATACGTTTTATGACGGAGATCGCGTCCACCCGAAAATGACAAGCGATGATCGCGACTATTTACTGCGCGCCATTCGATACATGTTCCCGACCGTTCATTTAACGGAACAACATATTGAATCAAGTTGGGCTGGATTGCGTCCACTCATTTATGAGGAAGGGAAAGATCCATCTGAAATTTCCCGGAAAGATGAAGTTTGGCAATCTCCATCTGGTCTGATTACGATCGCTGGGGGAAAGTTAACAGGCTATCGCAAAATGGCTGAAACGGTTGTTGATTTGATCGCTAAACAGCTAGGTGGGACGTATCCACCGTGTCAAACGAAACATTTGCCGATTTCCGGTGGGGACGTTGGCGGTGCGAGCCGATGGCATACGTTTATGTGTGAAAAAATCGCTGAAGGAATGGCTTGCGGCTTGACGGAACAACAAGCAAAACGGCTCGTGCAGCGATACGGTACGAATGTCGATCGTTTATTCGCTTTTGCTAGCACATACAATCGAGAGGAAATAGCTCTTCCTATTGATTGGTATGTGATGTGCATATATGCACTTGAATGCGAAATGACGGTAACACCGCTCGACTTTTTCATTCGGCGTACCGGAGCGCTCTTTTTTGACATTCAGGCGGTTCGTCAGTTAAAAGAAGCAGTCGTTACGTTGATGCAATCGTATTTTCATTGGACAGAAGAGGAGCGAAATAAATACGAACAGCAAGTAAACGTTGCGCTTCATGATGCCGTTATTCCGAGCAATGAAGCACAACGTTAG
- a CDS encoding transglycosylase domain-containing protein, translating to MANYRSRTERKQVEQKKQRPRERGRSMMKKIVLIMLLIITIGMFSGVAAFAWMIKDAPPLDETLLRDPLASIVYDVNGEKVTELGQQKRIYVSYNDIPKVLEHAVLATEDARFYEHHGFDIVRFFGAVLANIREGFGAEGGSTITQQVVKLSFLTPEKTLKRKVQELWLAIRLEQKYSKHEILEMYLNKIYYSNRAYGVAKAAETYFGKSDLSQLTLPEAALLAGIPQSPNNYNPFTHPEAAEKRRNTVLSLMVKHGFISKEEAEAAKKIPVQSLLTENKQQSDIPYDSFIDQVIDEVTEKTGLDVFTAGLHIYTTLDPNAQSYVENLLNSDEVIRTNKADFQAGIAVVDTKTGEIRALGGGRKKEEGVTFGFNYATDTRKQPGSTIKPIVDYGPAIEYLKWSTYHQLKDEPYQYSDGTPIKNWDGKYEGQMSMRTALARSRNIPALKALQEVGLERAKQFANKLGMGFEEMHEAYAVGGVGKGVSPLQMAGAYSAFGNGGIYIEPHAVKKVVFPDGTEIDLRPEPKAAMKDYTAFMITDMLKTVVQSGTGTAANVPGLHIAGKTGTTNYDEKDRRKYGLQRGAVPDSWFVGYTPNYTAAIWTGFSKKSSEAYLSKPEQQYAKQLFKRVISHIDDGSGGDFKQPKSVVKLAVKKGTNPPKLASEHTPESEITYEYFVRGYEEPTEVAEDEPEVIEPVKDLRAQYDPATQTISLAWSYTIDPEKDVSFEVRQTVDGRKPTVIAKTKDSQLTVDAKEGSVYLFEVYVVTADGTQSAPATALVQIPKEEPEQPNENESPGQSGNEETPETPTNPENPTNPSEPNPSNPGTPTNPTNPNEPNNPNNNSSGTNNQQRNGNNNGTTDRQS from the coding sequence ATGGCGAATTATCGTTCACGAACAGAACGAAAACAAGTAGAACAAAAAAAACAACGTCCGCGGGAGCGAGGGCGTTCGATGATGAAAAAAATTGTGCTGATCATGTTGCTCATCATAACCATTGGCATGTTTTCTGGAGTAGCCGCATTTGCTTGGATGATTAAAGATGCACCGCCGCTCGATGAAACGTTGCTGCGCGATCCTTTAGCTTCGATCGTGTACGACGTGAATGGCGAAAAAGTAACAGAGCTCGGCCAACAAAAGCGCATTTACGTATCGTATAACGATATTCCAAAAGTTCTTGAACATGCGGTGCTTGCGACAGAAGATGCGCGCTTCTACGAACATCACGGTTTTGATATTGTACGCTTTTTCGGCGCCGTTTTAGCAAACATTCGCGAAGGATTTGGCGCTGAAGGTGGAAGTACGATTACACAACAAGTCGTCAAACTTTCTTTTTTAACGCCTGAAAAAACATTAAAACGAAAAGTGCAAGAGCTATGGCTTGCCATTCGGCTTGAACAAAAATACTCGAAACACGAAATTTTAGAAATGTATTTAAACAAAATTTATTATTCAAATCGGGCGTACGGTGTCGCAAAAGCGGCGGAAACGTACTTTGGCAAAAGTGATTTATCGCAATTAACGCTTCCGGAAGCGGCATTGCTCGCCGGCATTCCACAAAGCCCGAACAACTACAATCCGTTTACGCATCCAGAAGCGGCCGAAAAGCGTCGCAATACAGTATTGTCGCTCATGGTGAAGCACGGATTTATTTCAAAAGAAGAAGCTGAAGCGGCAAAAAAAATACCTGTTCAATCGCTATTAACAGAAAATAAACAACAAAGCGATATTCCGTACGATTCCTTTATTGATCAAGTGATCGATGAAGTAACAGAAAAAACAGGGCTTGATGTATTTACTGCCGGATTGCACATTTATACAACATTAGATCCGAACGCTCAATCATATGTAGAGAATTTATTGAATTCCGATGAAGTCATTCGTACAAATAAAGCTGATTTTCAAGCTGGTATTGCGGTCGTAGATACGAAAACAGGCGAAATTCGGGCGCTTGGCGGCGGACGGAAAAAAGAAGAAGGTGTTACGTTCGGATTTAACTATGCAACCGATACACGAAAACAGCCAGGTTCAACCATTAAACCGATCGTCGATTACGGCCCAGCGATTGAATATTTAAAATGGTCAACGTATCATCAATTAAAAGATGAACCGTATCAATATTCTGATGGAACGCCAATTAAAAACTGGGACGGCAAATATGAAGGACAAATGTCGATGCGAACAGCACTTGCTCGTTCCCGAAACATCCCTGCCTTAAAAGCGCTTCAAGAAGTCGGTTTAGAGCGAGCAAAACAGTTTGCGAACAAGCTTGGCATGGGCTTTGAAGAAATGCATGAGGCCTATGCGGTTGGCGGCGTCGGCAAGGGGGTATCTCCGCTACAAATGGCTGGCGCATATAGCGCATTCGGAAACGGTGGCATTTACATTGAACCGCATGCGGTGAAAAAAGTGGTGTTTCCAGATGGAACAGAAATCGATCTTCGTCCAGAGCCAAAAGCGGCGATGAAAGATTATACAGCGTTTATGATTACCGATATGTTAAAAACGGTCGTTCAATCTGGAACAGGAACAGCAGCGAACGTACCAGGGCTTCATATTGCCGGAAAAACAGGAACGACGAACTACGATGAAAAAGACCGACGCAAGTATGGTCTACAAAGAGGGGCTGTGCCTGACAGCTGGTTTGTCGGTTATACGCCAAACTATACGGCTGCCATTTGGACCGGTTTTAGTAAAAAAAGTAGTGAAGCGTATTTATCGAAGCCTGAACAACAATATGCGAAACAGTTGTTTAAACGCGTCATTTCCCATATTGACGACGGCAGTGGCGGCGATTTTAAACAACCGAAAAGCGTTGTGAAACTAGCGGTGAAAAAAGGAACGAATCCTCCGAAACTCGCCAGCGAACATACGCCAGAAAGCGAAATTACGTACGAATATTTCGTTCGCGGTTATGAAGAACCGACAGAAGTGGCTGAAGATGAACCGGAAGTGATTGAACCAGTAAAAGACTTACGAGCGCAATACGATCCAGCAACACAAACGATTTCGCTCGCATGGTCATATACGATCGACCCAGAAAAAGATGTATCGTTTGAAGTACGGCAAACGGTAGACGGTCGCAAACCGACAGTTATCGCAAAAACAAAAGATTCACAGCTAACTGTCGACGCGAAAGAAGGCTCCGTATACTTATTTGAAGTATACGTTGTGACAGCTGACGGTACACAAAGCGCACCAGCGACAGCGCTTGTGCAAATTCCAAAAGAAGAGCCGGAACAACCGAACGAAAATGAGTCACCAGGACAGTCGGGAAACGAAGAAACTCCGGAGACACCAACAAACCCGGAAAATCCAACAAACCCGAGCGAGCCAAATCCAAGCAATCCGGGGACGCCAACAAACCCGACAAATCCGAACGAACCAAACAATCCGAATAACAATTCATCAGGGACGAATAACCAGCAACGAAACGGAAACAATAACGGAACGACCGATCGTCAATCATAA
- a CDS encoding EcsC family protein: protein MDHQSFLMEQLHHIEQWEKEQKRIWFWEKMSRLPFMLLDRLTPAWIHKKMAQLLDELGQYIQTGGQYLVNKEAVLSSFYGEITLDDVRSLPLQKMNEACEALVAKRKTFATYQGATTGFGGAFTLLLDVVVVLGTALKTLQEIAMIYGFDPHEKEERLFIVKCLQFALADVVGKQAILNEWSMKNERQTMSQLQGWREIVWAFRDQYGWKKLFQAIPIVGMLFGAWTNQTMIADIAEVGSMFYRKRRIIEKLKEIEKAEDPA from the coding sequence ATGGATCATCAATCGTTTTTAATGGAACAGCTCCATCACATTGAACAATGGGAAAAAGAACAAAAGCGTATATGGTTTTGGGAAAAAATGAGCCGTTTACCGTTTATGTTACTTGATCGGCTCACGCCCGCATGGATACATAAAAAAATGGCGCAATTGCTTGATGAGCTCGGACAATATATTCAAACAGGTGGACAATATCTCGTAAATAAAGAAGCGGTTTTATCCTCTTTTTATGGGGAGATCACGTTAGACGATGTTCGCTCGCTTCCTTTACAAAAGATGAATGAAGCGTGTGAAGCACTTGTTGCTAAACGAAAAACGTTTGCGACATATCAAGGGGCTACGACAGGATTTGGCGGTGCGTTTACGTTGCTTCTCGATGTTGTTGTCGTTCTCGGAACCGCTTTAAAAACGTTGCAAGAAATTGCAATGATCTATGGATTTGATCCACATGAGAAAGAAGAACGATTATTTATCGTCAAATGTTTACAATTTGCGCTTGCTGATGTCGTTGGAAAACAAGCCATTTTAAACGAATGGTCGATGAAAAATGAACGACAAACGATGTCTCAACTGCAAGGTTGGCGGGAAATCGTTTGGGCATTTCGCGATCAATACGGCTGGAAAAAACTATTTCAAGCGATTCCCATTGTCGGGATGTTATTCGGAGCGTGGACAAATCAAACAATGATTGCTGATATTGCTGAAGTTGGTTCCATGTTTTATCGTAAACGGCGCATTATAGAAAAATTGAAAGAAATAGAAAAGGCGGAAGATCCCGCCTAG
- a CDS encoding aminopeptidase: MLQKYAELAVRVGVNIQPGQTLYINAPLPSAPLVREIAKKAYEAGAKHVHVEWSDEEITYIKFKHAPEEALHEYPSWLAKGREEVAEKGGAFLSIYAPNPDLLKDIDPARVAAATKAASLALQHYRSRLMADHNCWSLIAVPTPAWAKKVFPHMSEEEGIKALWEVIFRVTRVDQEDPIAAWKAHNEKLARIVDYLNNKQYKQLIYNGPGTDLTVELPDGHIWAGGAAKSTDGIVFNPNMPTEEVFTMPHKDGTNGVVRNTKPLNYGGNIIDGFTLTFKDGKVVDFTAEVGYDTLKHLLDTDEGARRLGEIALVPHQSPISQSNLVFYNTLFDENAASHLALGKAYPTNIEGGTNMRTEELLERGANDSLVHEDFMIGSHELNVDGVTKDGVREPIMRNGEWAISI, encoded by the coding sequence ATGTTACAAAAATATGCAGAATTAGCTGTACGTGTTGGCGTTAACATTCAACCTGGGCAAACGTTGTATATTAACGCTCCGCTTCCGTCTGCCCCACTTGTACGTGAAATTGCGAAAAAAGCGTACGAAGCTGGTGCAAAACATGTGCATGTCGAGTGGAGCGATGAAGAAATCACGTACATAAAATTTAAACATGCACCCGAAGAAGCGCTTCATGAATATCCGTCTTGGCTTGCCAAAGGACGTGAAGAAGTGGCTGAAAAAGGTGGGGCGTTTTTAAGTATTTATGCACCAAATCCAGATTTATTGAAAGATATTGATCCGGCACGTGTAGCTGCGGCAACAAAAGCGGCAAGCCTTGCGCTACAACATTACCGCAGTCGCTTAATGGCGGACCATAACTGCTGGTCTTTAATTGCCGTGCCGACACCTGCATGGGCGAAAAAAGTATTTCCTCATATGAGCGAAGAAGAAGGAATAAAAGCGTTATGGGAAGTCATTTTCCGCGTCACACGCGTCGATCAAGAAGATCCGATCGCAGCATGGAAAGCGCATAATGAAAAATTAGCTCGCATCGTTGATTATTTAAACAATAAGCAATATAAACAGCTCATTTATAACGGCCCAGGGACAGACTTAACAGTTGAACTGCCAGATGGACATATTTGGGCCGGTGGTGCAGCAAAAAGTACAGACGGCATCGTATTTAATCCGAATATGCCAACAGAAGAAGTGTTTACAATGCCACATAAAGATGGAACGAACGGGGTTGTGCGAAATACGAAACCGCTGAACTATGGCGGCAATATTATTGACGGTTTTACGCTTACATTTAAAGACGGAAAAGTCGTTGATTTTACTGCAGAAGTCGGCTATGACACGCTCAAACATTTGCTTGATACAGACGAAGGCGCACGCCGACTAGGAGAAATTGCGCTCGTACCACATCAATCTCCAATTTCACAATCAAATCTTGTCTTTTATAATACGTTATTTGATGAAAACGCTGCCTCACATTTAGCGCTCGGAAAAGCGTACCCGACAAACATCGAAGGCGGGACAAATATGCGTACAGAAGAACTGCTTGAGCGTGGGGCAAACGATAGCTTAGTACATGAAGATTTTATGATCGGTTCTCATGAATTAAACGTCGATGGAGTGACAAAAGACGGGGTTCGTGAGCCGATTATGCGAAACGGCGAGTGGGCCATTTCCATTTAA